Proteins from a single region of Desulfolutivibrio sulfoxidireducens:
- a CDS encoding response regulator, which produces MSNDTILIVEDDEDILELLSYNLRGSGFAVVASRDGFDALSKARRSPPDLILLDLMLPGLDGFEVCKELKRDAKTSRVPVIMLTARGDEVDRIVGLELGADDYVVKPFSPRELMLRVRAVLKRAGPEVREKPVLRQGGLCVDLAAHRAEIDGAEIMLTATEFKLLAELFRGQGRVQTRDQLLNTVWGYEFEGYARTVDTHVRRLRQKLGAYAGMIETVRGVGYRFKE; this is translated from the coding sequence ATGTCCAACGATACCATCCTGATTGTCGAAGACGACGAGGACATCCTCGAACTGTTGTCCTACAATCTGCGCGGCTCGGGGTTTGCGGTCGTGGCCAGCCGCGACGGCTTCGACGCCCTGAGCAAGGCCCGGCGCTCCCCGCCCGACCTGATCCTTTTGGACCTTATGCTTCCGGGCCTGGACGGCTTCGAGGTGTGCAAGGAGCTCAAGCGCGACGCCAAGACCTCCCGGGTGCCGGTGATCATGCTCACGGCCCGGGGGGACGAGGTGGACCGCATCGTGGGCCTGGAACTGGGGGCGGACGACTATGTGGTCAAGCCCTTCAGCCCCCGGGAGCTGATGCTTCGGGTGCGGGCCGTGCTCAAGCGGGCGGGCCCAGAGGTCCGGGAGAAGCCGGTGCTGCGCCAGGGGGGGCTTTGCGTGGACCTGGCCGCCCATCGGGCCGAGATCGACGGCGCGGAAATCATGCTGACGGCCACGGAGTTCAAGCTTCTGGCGGAACTGTTTCGGGGCCAGGGCCGGGTGCAGACCCGGGACCAGTTGCTCAACACGGTGTGGGGCTATGAATTCGAGGGCTACGCCCGCACGGTGGATACCCATGTCCGGCGGCTCAGGCAGAAACTCGGCGCCTACGCCGGGATGATCGAGACGGTGCGCGGCGTGGGCTACCGTTTCAAGGAATAG
- a CDS encoding ABC transporter substrate-binding protein produces the protein MAALLAACLALVGLVPGARASEEIRLGMSAGFHGPTRGLAVELYRGAMAYFEHVNAQGGVGGKKVVLLAVNDDYDPLPAIENTIQLVAQDVLCLFSYLGTPTVTRVLPLLKSYHTKDIFLFFPFTGAQPQREPPYDRFVFNLRASYRAEVKALVDALVRVGHTRVAVFYQADAYGRSGWDGARLALAAHDLEIVAEATYRRGTPFTESMRPQVAELQKGGPDAVISVGAYPACAAFIRDARAAGLDVPIANVSFVGSELLLRVLLEEGPATGRDLTRGIINSQVAPSYEDVSLPAVRQYRRLMDSYGDKLPLDLVRGEYRPFRFSQVGLEGFLNAKVMVEVLRRMENPLDRRQLKAAAEGIHDLDIGIGEPVSFGPDNHEGLNRVFLTVVKNDQFVPLRDMSVFAK, from the coding sequence ATGGCCGCCCTTCTGGCCGCCTGTCTGGCCTTGGTCGGCCTTGTCCCCGGGGCCCGGGCCTCGGAGGAGATCCGGCTGGGCATGTCCGCCGGATTCCACGGTCCCACCCGGGGACTGGCCGTGGAACTCTACCGGGGGGCCATGGCCTACTTCGAGCACGTCAATGCCCAGGGCGGCGTCGGGGGAAAAAAGGTGGTCCTTCTCGCCGTAAACGACGACTACGACCCCCTGCCGGCCATCGAAAACACCATCCAGTTGGTGGCACAGGACGTCCTGTGCCTGTTTTCCTACCTGGGCACCCCCACCGTCACCCGGGTCCTGCCCCTGCTCAAAAGCTACCACACCAAGGACATCTTCCTGTTTTTCCCCTTCACCGGGGCCCAGCCCCAGCGCGAGCCGCCCTACGACCGGTTCGTCTTCAATCTGCGCGCCTCCTACCGGGCCGAGGTCAAGGCCCTGGTGGACGCCCTGGTCAGGGTGGGGCACACCCGGGTGGCCGTGTTCTACCAGGCCGACGCCTACGGCCGCAGCGGCTGGGACGGGGCGCGCCTGGCCCTGGCCGCCCATGACCTGGAGATCGTGGCCGAGGCCACCTATCGCCGGGGCACGCCCTTCACGGAAAGCATGCGGCCCCAGGTGGCCGAACTGCAAAAAGGCGGCCCCGACGCCGTGATCTCCGTGGGCGCCTATCCGGCCTGCGCCGCGTTCATCCGCGACGCCAGGGCCGCCGGGCTCGACGTGCCCATCGCCAACGTCTCCTTCGTGGGCAGCGAGCTGCTCTTGCGCGTGCTCCTCGAAGAGGGCCCGGCCACCGGACGCGACCTGACCCGGGGCATCATCAACTCCCAGGTGGCCCCAAGCTACGAGGACGTCTCCCTGCCCGCCGTGCGCCAATACCGCCGGCTCATGGATTCCTACGGCGACAAGCTGCCCCTGGACCTGGTGCGGGGAGAATACCGGCCCTTCCGCTTCAGCCAGGTGGGGCTCGAGGGGTTTCTCAACGCCAAGGTCATGGTGGAGGTCCTGCGGCGCATGGAAAACCCCCTGGACCGCCGCCAGCTCAAGGCCGCCGCCGAGGGCATCCATGACCTGGACATCGGCATCGGCGAACCGGTATCCTTTGGCCCGGACAACCACGAAGGTTTGAACCGGGTTTTTCTGACCGTGGTCAAGAACGATCAGTTCGTCCCCCTGCGGGACATGTCGGTGTTCGCCAAATGA
- a CDS encoding ATP-binding protein, translating into MNMSRLFRKTLVAIVVIFGLVANATALLSAWILYTDLTEEYVTKGRAIAGSIAEASAELLLNRDASTVQAMIDKFLEIEGVGYVYVADGEGRILSHTFVPGIPEQARRDVADARGLTVKDLDLPGIGSFIQVTAPILAGVAGVVSVGMDKDIIHAKIRRAVVQQELLMLFMLAVSVAVFFILIKGVSRPLMELSEYAKRLRAHDFSARIAVTSEDEVGLLASTMNSMADELSELVSGLERSVASSTRELQGALAYMRAVMDNMADGLLVTDTSGRITHFNPPLVHMFGLEGADITGKDTRQLFSGAMAGLPGAAMADASEILSAEVRLSGGRVGKAAASAIHARVEGTNGPDKNAACLGTVILVRDITSEKEVDRMKTEFISTVSHELRTPLTSVLGFAKIIRKKFQEDIEPRLDATDKKALRAAGQIGDNIGIIVSEGIRLTELVNDVLDIAKMESGKIEWDLRPVTIAAVVARSVSSTSALVEQKGLTLTVDVSPGVPRFLGDQDRLIQVMLNLISNAVKFTASGGITIRAFIEGEMIRVGVIDTGPGIAPKDQEIIFEKFKQAGDTLTEKPKGTGLGLPICRQIVDRHGGRIWVESTPGQGSAFWFTLPLRGAALTAEEYPVPEPAYRDRLQPLPAGEAQGTILVVDDEPPVRLYLEQLLADEGFRVLAAADGPQAIDMAMTHHPDLITMDLMMPGMDGATTIRRLRAEPATKDIPVVVISALPARECEQAGGDASMIKPVDEAALLETIISLLRGAGKDTRPCMVLKRNGEESTHSLLMICPGKVQHTTREELWRRLDEGFTGTVFVPGSISHEMDLARLSANPNIHVVIFSE; encoded by the coding sequence ATGAACATGTCCCGGCTCTTCCGCAAGACCCTAGTGGCCATCGTGGTCATCTTCGGGCTGGTGGCCAACGCCACGGCCCTTTTGTCGGCATGGATCCTCTATACGGACCTGACCGAGGAATACGTGACCAAGGGCCGGGCCATCGCCGGCAGCATCGCCGAGGCCAGCGCGGAGCTTCTGCTCAACCGCGACGCCTCCACGGTCCAGGCCATGATCGACAAGTTTTTGGAAATCGAGGGTGTGGGCTACGTCTATGTGGCCGACGGCGAAGGCCGGATACTTTCCCACACCTTCGTGCCGGGCATCCCGGAGCAGGCCCGGCGCGACGTCGCGGACGCCCGGGGACTTACGGTCAAGGACCTGGACCTGCCGGGCATCGGCAGCTTCATCCAGGTGACCGCGCCCATCCTGGCCGGGGTGGCCGGGGTGGTGTCCGTGGGCATGGACAAGGATATCATCCACGCCAAGATCCGCAGGGCCGTGGTGCAGCAGGAACTGCTCATGCTTTTCATGCTGGCCGTGTCCGTGGCCGTGTTTTTCATCCTCATCAAGGGCGTCTCAAGGCCTCTGATGGAACTCTCCGAATACGCCAAACGGCTTCGCGCCCACGACTTCTCGGCCAGGATCGCGGTCACCTCCGAAGACGAGGTGGGACTTCTGGCCTCCACCATGAACTCCATGGCCGACGAGCTTTCCGAACTGGTGTCCGGCCTGGAGCGCTCCGTGGCCTCCTCCACACGGGAACTTCAAGGCGCCCTGGCCTACATGCGGGCCGTCATGGACAACATGGCCGACGGCCTCCTGGTCACGGACACCTCCGGCCGCATCACCCACTTCAACCCCCCCCTGGTCCACATGTTCGGCCTGGAGGGCGCGGACATCACGGGCAAGGACACCCGGCAGCTTTTCTCCGGGGCCATGGCCGGCCTGCCCGGCGCGGCCATGGCCGACGCGTCCGAGATCCTTTCGGCCGAGGTCCGTTTAAGCGGCGGACGGGTGGGCAAGGCCGCGGCCTCGGCCATCCACGCCAGGGTCGAGGGGACAAACGGCCCGGACAAGAACGCCGCCTGTCTGGGCACGGTCATCCTGGTGCGCGACATCACCTCCGAAAAGGAGGTGGACCGGATGAAGACGGAGTTCATCTCCACCGTGTCCCACGAACTGCGCACTCCCCTGACCTCGGTGCTCGGTTTCGCCAAGATCATCCGCAAAAAATTCCAGGAGGACATCGAGCCCCGCCTGGACGCCACGGACAAAAAGGCCCTGCGGGCCGCCGGCCAGATCGGCGACAACATCGGGATCATCGTCTCCGAGGGCATACGGCTCACGGAACTGGTCAACGACGTCTTGGACATCGCCAAGATGGAGTCGGGCAAGATCGAGTGGGATCTGCGGCCGGTGACCATCGCCGCGGTTGTCGCCCGAAGCGTCTCCTCCACGAGCGCGCTCGTCGAACAAAAAGGCCTGACCCTGACCGTGGACGTAAGCCCCGGCGTGCCGCGTTTTCTCGGCGACCAGGACCGGCTCATCCAGGTCATGCTCAACCTCATCTCCAACGCCGTGAAATTCACCGCCTCCGGCGGCATCACCATCCGGGCGTTCATCGAGGGCGAGATGATCCGGGTCGGGGTCATCGACACCGGGCCGGGCATCGCCCCCAAGGACCAGGAGATCATCTTCGAAAAATTCAAGCAGGCCGGGGACACGCTTACGGAAAAACCCAAAGGCACCGGCCTTGGCCTGCCCATCTGCCGCCAGATCGTGGACCGCCATGGCGGACGCATCTGGGTGGAAAGCACCCCCGGGCAGGGCAGCGCCTTCTGGTTCACCCTGCCCCTCCGGGGCGCGGCCCTTACGGCCGAAGAATATCCCGTGCCGGAACCGGCCTACCGGGACCGTCTCCAGCCCCTGCCCGCCGGCGAGGCCCAGGGCACCATCCTGGTGGTGGACGACGAGCCGCCGGTCAGGCTGTACCTCGAACAGCTCCTGGCCGACGAGGGCTTCCGGGTCCTGGCCGCCGCCGACGGCCCCCAGGCCATCGACATGGCCATGACCCACCATCCGGACCTGATCACCATGGATCTCATGATGCCCGGCATGGACGGCGCGACCACCATCCGCCGCCTGCGCGCCGAACCCGCCACCAAGGACATCCCGGTGGTGGTCATCTCCGCCCTGCCCGCCCGGGAATGCGAACAGGCCGGCGGCGACGCCTCCATGATCAAGCCCGTGGACGAGGCCGCCCTGCTGGAGACCATCATCAGCCTCCTGCGCGGGGCCGGCAAGGACACCCGGCCGTGCATGGTGCTCAAACGCAACGGCGAGGAGAGCACGCACTCGCTGCTCATGATCTGCCCGGGCAAGGTCCAGCACACCACCCGGGAGGAGTTGTGGCGGCGCCTGGACGAGGGATTC